One stretch of Podospora bellae-mahoneyi strain CBS 112042 chromosome 2, whole genome shotgun sequence DNA includes these proteins:
- a CDS encoding hypothetical protein (EggNog:ENOG503P796), with the protein MSFRFIASHRQGGTNNTPGGRNMPPSSSGAGARITGGSNVGSSSSSSFRNNPPGHSAAAPNLQSIEFARWIFEQQRTVEMGARNDHSSLFSSSPPVIVISDDEEGGGGGGGRRSSRSIRSVRRSGMAVKRRIDLVDGADGDTIVARPPGVGVNRGSEIIDLTSPSPPPPPRAPKRQRTTTTRYQSRNEPEEDTGDDLRWEIHALLGERYSHPRRPQPRPPVPVVEPSPSPSPKPQKPKHLQTLPLEILTKIYRHLLVSPKPIPVKDLFQEVIRAPPRRTRTRNPPNPRRAVLAMGKEPEREFSIEIGILLVNKQSFAQGIQILYGENTFSYLLRDPSAARTGGAARSRRDGQRNRIDWSRYGGLVRQVEIEMERNRTGGEYANLLRRALEKLRGVRLRELVLKLSPLYEREGEGRHLSVVSLFGRNAPVMRALRGVEVDFLRVGVNVNSHLIDGEEEDKTEGEEEEGEEEDAVRPRRWALEMGIDLRWVGREMERLRREGVVGEGWENDEIIKQARVERGRRAEENLGRLRRLIEEACEMPEYVVKLGMRGGLWKTVEEAERLRQEERKRMEKKFDVDGYDDLDPTRKDVVELRKKVREEEEEEKEEEEEKEEEEEKEEEEKKEEEEYSDEESDEEEDSDDNTDGDEETDSDDDDDDDDDDDDDDDDDDDDEVEEEDEEEDWVEIKDIPLSRRLRSLVISIDKVGGGWKCFRI; encoded by the coding sequence ATGTCATTTCGATTTATCGCCTCCCACAGGCAGGGaggcaccaacaacactccGGGCGGGAGAAATatgcccccctcctcctccggggCTGGGGCTAGGATCACGGGCGGCAGCAATGTtggctccagcagcagcagcagctttaGAAACAACCCCCCTGGTCACTCCGCTGCTGCACCGAATCTCCAGAGCATAGAGTTTGCCAGATGGATCTTTGAGCAGCAGCGGACTGTGGAGATGGGGGCCAGGAATGACCATTCGTCGTTGttctcgtcgtcgccgcccGTTATTGTTATTAGCGATGACGAagagggtggcggtggtggtggtggtcggcgGTCCAGTCGGTCGATTCGGTCTGTCAGGAGAAGCGGCATGGCTGTCAAACGGCGAATCGAccttgttgatggtgctgatggtgaTACCATCGTTGCCCGCCCCCCCGGCGTTGGTGTTAACAGGGGCTCTGAAATCATCGACCTCaccagcccctcccccccccctccccctcgtgCCCCAAAAAGGCagcgcaccaccaccacccggtATCAGAGTCGAAACGAGCCAGAGGAAGATACGGGTGATGATTTGAGGTGGGAGATTCATGCCCTGCTGGGGGAGCGATATTCCCATCCCCGTCGtccccaacctcgtcccCCTGTTCCGGTGGTTgaaccctctccctccccgagtCCCAAACCGCAGAAACCAAAGcacctccaaaccctccccctaGAAATCCTAACCAAAATCTaccgccacctcctcgtctcccccaaacccatccccGTCAAAGACCTCTTCCAAGAAGTCATCCGCGCCCCCCCCCGCCGCACCCGCACTCGcaatcctcccaacccccgaCGCGCCGTACTGGCGATGGGGAAGGAGCCTGAACGGGAGTTCTCAATCGAAATCGGAATCCTCCTAGTCAACAAACAAAGCTTTGCCCAGGGCATACAAATCCTCTACGGGGAGAACACCTTCAGCTATCTCCTCCGCGACCCAAGCGCTGCCCGCACAGGTGGAGCggcaagaagcagaagagaCGGGCAGAGAAACAGGATTGACTGGTCCCGTTACGGGGGCTTGGTGAGACAGGTGGAGATTGAGATGGAGCGGAACCGGACGGGGGGGGAGTATGCTAATCTTTTGAGGCGTGCGCTCGAGAAActgaggggggtgaggttgagggagttggtTTTGAAGCTTAGTCCTTTGTatgaaagggagggggaagggaggcATCTGAGTGTGGTGAGTTTGTTTGGACGGAACGCGCCGGTTATGAGggcgttgaggggggtggaggtggattttTTGAGGGTGGGGGTTAATGTGAACAGTCATTTGattgacggggaggaggaggataagaccgagggtgaggaagaggaaggggaggaggaggatgcggtCAGGCCCAGGCGGTGGGcactggagatggggattgATCTTaggtgggtggggagggagatggagaggctgagacgggagggggtggtgggggaggggtgggagaatgATGAGATCATCAAAcaggcgagggtggagagggggaggagggcggaggagaatttggggaggctgaggaggttgattgAGGAGGCTTGTGAGATGCCTGAATATGTGGTCAAgttggggatgaggggggggttgtggaagacggtggaggaggccgagagaTTAAGacaagaggagaggaagaggatggagaaaaAGTTTGATGTGGATGGGTATGATGATTTGGATCCGACCCGGAAGGATGTTGTtgagttgaggaagaaggttagggaggaggaggaggaggagaaggaggaggaggaggagaaggaggaggaggaggagaaggaggaggaggagaagaaggaggaggaggagtatagTGACGAGGAGagtgatgaagaggaggacagTGATGACAACACGGACGGCGATGAAGAGACcgacagtgatgatgatgatgatgatgatgatgatgatgatgatgatgatgatgatgatgatgatgatgaggtagaggaggaggatgaggaggaggactggGTTGAGATCAAGGACATTCCCCTTTCCagaaggctgaggagctTGGTCATCAGCATTGACAAGGTCGGGGGCGGGTGGAAGTGTTTCCGGATCTGA
- the GNT1 gene encoding N-acetylglucosaminyltransferase (EggNog:ENOG503NYY8; COG:G): MINFSRLKEFNTKHQLALIYPDTWNSEGKSAVSARRFRIMNKIRTEYPHINLHPSPVLQLPNGDATWGASITKFHAFSLVGYTRVLAFDSDTLVLNNMDHYFEAPRAVLAVPRAYWLGDLRNTSFPINEQILGSHVMLLEPNTRRHDRIVKEAMDSGEFDMEVVNRLFKGSAMILPHRGLALLTGEFRSKDHSRYLVGEGEDGEDGEQWDAVAEVKRSFLVHFSDWPLPKPWMFHTDRQWRDALPSCERAEKEEERRRKRRGRGEADCPDKLVWRGFYEEYDRERRAKCGFIDE; the protein is encoded by the coding sequence ATGATCAACTTCTCCCGACTAAAAGAATTCAACACAAAACACCAGCTCGCACTGATCTACCCCGACACATGGAACTCCGAGGGCAAATCAGCCGTCTCCGCGAGGCGATTCCGCATCATGAACAAGATCAGAACCGAATACCCGCACATCAACCtgcacccctcccccgtgcTGCAGCTCCCAAACGGTGATGCCACCTGGGGAGCTTCCATCACAAAGTTCCACGCCTTCTCCCTGGTCGGCTACACTCGCGTATTGGCATTTGACTCAGACACGCTAGTGCTGAACAACATGGACCACTACTTCGAGGCGCCGAGGGCGGTTCTTGCCGTGCCGAGGGCGTATTGGTTGGGGGATCTGAGGAATACTTCTTTCCCCATCAACGAGCAGATTCTGGGATCGCATGTCATGTTGTTGGAGCCGAACACCAGGCGCCATGACAGGATCGTCAAGGAAGCCATGGACTCGGGGGAGTTTGAcatggaggtggtgaacaGGCTGTTTAAGGGCTCGGCGATGATCCTGCCGCACCGGGGACTGGCGTTGCTGACGGGGGAGTTCAGATCAAAGGACCATTCGAGGTACCTGGtcggtgaaggggaggatggggaggatggggagcaGTGGGATGCGGTTGCGGAGGTCAAAAGAAGCTTTCTGGTCCATTTTAGCGACTGGCCGTTGCCAAAGCCCTGGATGTTCCATACTGATCGGCAGTGGAGGGATGCGCTGCCGAGCTGtgagagggcggagaaggaggaggagaggaggagaaaaagaaggggaaggggggaggccGACTGCCCGGACAAGCTGGTCTGGAGGGGGTTCTATGAGGAGTATGaccgggagaggagggcaaaGTGCGGGTTCATTGATGAgtga
- the CHA1 gene encoding catabolic L-serine/threonine dehydratase (COG:E; EggNog:ENOG503NZW4), whose protein sequence is MDFPRPLSIHAPFPYPTNTTKTTPIVTMASIPTPAPSPPPSTKGTNTTTTNTTTTTAQDTLQPWIETPLIYSAQMSRNAGCNIYLKLENVQPSGSFKSRGIGNMMLEASQSTPPTTKTHFLCSSGGNAGLACATTSLSLPNSTATIVVPLSTSPFMVQKLKDAGAQVVQKGQSWIEADTFLREELLANDTPGVENVYVPPFDHPAIWRGASTLIDEVVRQMPEGQKMDAVVCNVGGGGLANGVCEGVYKHGLEEGVKVVALETEGADSLFQSTLKGELVTLEGITSLATSLGARTVSERTWEWYRQMKGGFVSGVVTDKEAAEACVRFLDEGRVMVELSCGATLAGVYKDQGRWLREQVGKGVSDEEWKGKNVVVVVCGGSNVSWEILEGYKKTFGF, encoded by the exons ATGGATTTCCCACGCCCCCTTTCCATTCATGCTCCCTTCCCCTATCcgacaaacaccaccaagaccactCCCATCGTCACCATGGCCTCCATTCCCACACCtgcgccctctcctcccccatccaccaaggg caccaacaccaccaccaccaacaccaccaccaccacagcccaaGACACCCTCCAGCCATGGATCGAAACCCCCCTCATCTACTCGGCCCAAATGTCCCGCAACGCCGGGTGCAATATCTACCTCAAGCTAGAGAACGTCCAACCCTCTGGGTCGTTCAAGTCCCG cggAATTGGCAACATGATGCTCGAAGCCTCCCagtccacccccccaacaacaaaaacccacttcctctgctcctccgGCGGCAACGCCGGCCTGGCCTGCgcaaccacctccctctccctccccaacagcaccgccaccatcgtcgtcccgctctccacctcccccttcatgGTCCAAAAGCTCAAAGACGCCGGCGCCCAAGTCGTACAGAAAGGTCAGTCCTGGATCGAAGCCGACACTTTTCTCCGCGAGGAACTTCTCGCCAACGACACCCCCGGTGTGGAGAATGTTTACGTCCCCCCGTTTGATCACCCTGCCATCTGGCGTGGGGCTTCTACCTTGATTGATGAGGTGGTTAGGCAAATGCCAGAAGGACAAAAAATGGATGCGGTGGTTTGTAatgttggagggggcgggttgGCGAACGGTGTCTGCGAGGGCGTTTACAAGCATGggttggaggaaggggtcAAGGTTGTGGCGCTTGAGACCGAGGGGGCGGATTCGTTGTTTCAGAGCACGCTCAAGGGGGAGTTGGTCACGCTGGAGGGGATTACGAGTTTGGCCACGAGCTTGGGCGCTAGGACGGTCAGTGAAAGGACGTGGGAGTGGTATCGGCagatgaagggggggtttgtCTCGGGGGTCGTGACGGATAAGGAGGCTGCGGAGGCGTGTGTTAGGTTTTTGGATGAGGGacgggtgatggtggagttgAGCTGTGGGGCGACGCTGGCGGGGGTGTATAAGGAtcaggggaggtggttgagggagcaggttgggaagggggtgtcgGATGAAgagtggaaggggaagaacgtggttgttgttgtttgtgggGGGAGTAACGTGAGTTGggagattttggaggggtaTAAGAAGACTTTTGGGTTTTGA
- a CDS encoding hypothetical protein (EggNog:ENOG503P3Q7; COG:G), translating to MKLNEHIAISTPTLLLVPYESHHVPTYHQWMQDPEIQLATASEPLSLEEEYSNQLSWRTSTDKLTFIICSPLVPSPSHPNTIPNDADTPPKMLGDVNLFLYPSEEEYTSSPAPAIPKEVVGEVDIMIADAKNRGKGLGERVVRAFVDWIWEHRGEVMREYVSDKVEEGQEGVEVPRLGMLMVKIGEGNESSIKLFRDKLGWVQEGGRDYFGEEGGGRGGLRGVVRERVMGLGRKFMLAADLVYTFWQLAFFFWRY from the exons atgaagCTAAATGAACACATAG CaatctccacccccaccctcctcctcgtcccctACGAATCCCACCACGTCCCAACCTACCACCAATGGATGCAAGACCCG GAAATCCAActcgccaccgccagcgAACCTTTATCCCTAGAAGAAGAATACTCCAACCAACTCTCCTGGCGAACATCAACCGACAAACTCACCTTCATCATCTGCTCCCCCTTggtcccctccccctcccatcccaacacGATCCCTAATGACGCCGACACTCCCCCCAAAATGCTCGGCGACGTCAACCTGTTTTTATACCCCTCCGAAGAAGAGtacacctcctcacccgcaCCAGCAATACCGAAAGAGGTGGTAGGGGAGGTGGACATCATGATCGCGGACGCGAAAAatagggggaaggggttgggggaacGGGTGGTGAGGGCTTTTGTTGATTGGATTTGGGAACataggggggaggtgatgagggagtATGTTAGTgacaaggttgaggagggacaggaaggggtggaggtgccgaggttggggatgctGATGGTtaagattggggaggggaatgagAGCAGTATAAAGCTGTTTAGGGATAAGCTTGGGTGGGtgcaggagggggggagggattattttggggagg aaggggggggacggggaggcttgagaggggtggtgagagagagggtcatggggttggggagaaaGTTTATGCTGGCAGCTGACTTGGTTTATACTTTTTGGCAACtggcattttttttttggcgaTATTGA
- the MSM1 gene encoding methionyl-tRNA synthetase (BUSCO:EOG09263NXM; EggNog:ENOG503NWSF; COG:J) — translation MEFLKAASLRRLPTSKWSLTTRRQTWTCTSCLSSSSSSPRRFTTSLPRLSSTTDLPTKPYYVTTPIFYVNAAPHIGHMYSMTLADVLKRYQSVLHSRPAILLTGTDEHGMKIQQAASNKDMHPKQFCDETAEQFKELASTAQISYNRFIRTTDTDHIQAVEHFWFLLQEKGLIYESKHEGWYSVSDEAFYPESQIEKKMDAFTGEVFMASVESGSKVEWVEERNYHFRMTALRERLLGFYRENPEWVVPAKRMGDVVDWVRNHLTDLSISRPASRLSWGVRVPGDASQTIYVWVDALINYITAAGFPNWQPGRREVGGWPADVHVIGKDIVRFHCVYWPALLLALDLPMPKKVLTHAHWTMNRTKMSKSLGNVVNPMYVMNVHGADVLRFYLMFEGGIGNDADYNNDNLLVKHKKYLQGGVGNLVSRITRSKLWDLKEIISRSPRGRIEFPEDNLATLPAIVDKHMENLDPVSALRAIMEVTTQANALLSEIEPWRLKKSTTQEDHDLADEMVCLAAESLRVCGILLQPFLPTKADQLLDMLGVLPENRTFKNTELFSDTSYGVPIANPGKGREDSLFPALYQGLQAAEEKLRTVKKERKEAKKRQRKAQRGKEVDEWWKPEASGEQS, via the exons ATGGAGTTCCTAAAAGCCGCCTCCCTTCGGCGCCTACCGACCTCAAAATGGTCACTCACCACCCGCCGCCAGACCTGGACATGTacctcctgcctctcctcctcctcctcctctcctcgaagattcaccacctccctcccccgactCTCCTCTACCACCGACTTGCCCACCAAACCCTACTATGTTaccacccccatcttctACGTCAACGCCGCCCCCCACATCGGCCACATGTACTCCATGACCCTCGCCGACGTCCTTAAACGCTACCAATCCGTCCTCCACTCCCGTCCCGCGATCCTCCTCACAGGAACAGACGAACACGGCATGAAAATCCAGCAAGCGGCCTCCAACAAAGACATGCACCCCAAGCAATTCTGCGACGAAACCGCCGAACAGTTCAAAGAGCTGGCCTCTACAGCCCAGATATCGTACAACCGCTTCATCCGCACCACCGACACCGACCACATCCAAGCGGTGGAACATTTCTGGTTTTTGCTGCAAGAAAAGGGGTTGATATACGAGAGTAAACACGAGGGATGGTATTCCGTTAGTGACGAGGCGTTTTATCCAGAAAGTCAgatcgagaagaagatggatgCTTTCACGGGGGAGGTTTTCATGGCCAGTGTCGAGAGCGGGAGTAAGGTTgagtgggtggaggagaggaattACCACTTCAGGATGACGGCTTTACGGGAGAGGTTGCTGGGGTTTTATCGGGAGAATCCGGAGTGGGTGGTGCCTgcgaagaggatgggggatgtggtggattGGGTTAGGAATCATTTGACGGATTTGTCGATTTCGAGACCAGCGAGTAGGTTGAGctggggggtgagggtgccgGGGGATGCGAGCCAGACGATATACGTCTGGGTGGATGCTTTGATTAATTACATCACTGCGGCGGGGTTCCCGAACTGGCAGccaggaaggagggaggtgggtgggtggccGGCGGATGTACATGTCATTGGGAAAGATATTGTTAGGTTTCACTGTGTGTATTGgccggcgttgttgttggcgttggATTTGCCGATGCCGAAGAAGGTGCTCACGCACGCGCACTGGACGATGAACAGGACGAAGATGAGTAAGAGTTTGGGGAATGTGGTCAATCCGATGTATGTTATGAATGTGCACGGGGCGGATGTGTTGAGGTTTTACCTCATGTTCGAGGGGGGGATTGGGAATGATGCGGATTATAACAATGATAACTTGCTGGTGAAGCACAAGAAGTATTTgcagggaggggtggggaatTTGGTCTCGAGGATAACGAGGTCGAAGCTTTGGGATCTGAAGGAGATTATTTCGAGATCGCCGAGGGGTAGGATAGAGTTCCCGGAGGACAACTTGGCGACGCTCCCGGCGATTGTGGACAAGCACATGGAGAATCTGGATCCTGTCTCTGCTCTGCGGGCCATCATGGAGGTCACAACTCAG GCCAACGCCCTTCTCTCAGAAATAGAACCCTGGAGGTTAAAAAAGAGCACCACCCAAGAAGATCATGATCTCGCCGACGAAATGGTCTGCCTCGCAGCAGAGAGCCTGCGGGTTTGCGGTATTCTCCTACAGCCCTTCCTCCCTACCAAAGCAGACCAACTCCTCGACATGCTCGGGGTGTTGCCCGAAAACAGGACATTCAAAAACACCGAGCTCTTCTCAGACACTAGCTACGGAGTGCCAATAGCCAACCCCggcaagggaagggaagacAGTCTATTCCCTGCGTTATACCAAGGCCTACAAGCAGCCGAGGAGAAGCTAAGGactgtcaagaaggagagaaAGGAAGCAAAGAAGCGGCAGAGGAAGGCACAGAGAGGGAAAGAGGTCGACGAGTGGTGGAAACCGGAGGCTAGTGGTGAGCAGTCATGA
- a CDS encoding hypothetical protein (EggNog:ENOG503P0MA) produces the protein MGDRNIETLLKTGSWTIPSRSRSPHPYVYQETLEAHVSNENSDRRPYEDDQSSRSNNYSSSRDYSDRPTREYSDRPTREYSDRPAKPYHDEPPKTYNDGPTRSYNDIPARYRETPSYYSDVRPQSNISVPKSKRAPRPLVEEEHESLAKESAESLAGVVSEEEPPYRGEVDQQPLLLPVHEHNPERRFVIIPGAGEDGSAAEDEHYEANTCRKYVIVPPNEEGKDKKESKDDKGDRKPAELPRRKSHQDLPRLDTHLDERDHDPTARVRRSNSRHDREKPVIDQDSRDRPSDRDERSARPGPPRDDELLTPAVKYSNSARRDREYRAYDTGKSPASARSPSTRGDRVDPRTTSGNRGSSTRLDPGYLPSAGGHKRASSTVSGPPRDDRTRDRPRSMVYPIGNFEGFDDGGADDIMSFMAPGINFDPSRKKPETSPQRGPQSSQHRNHRAGEGMPIPQAYVARHGRSNTRERNDYSSDDSHRGRRQPRGERPYPTHSSMEPEYPPEMVSPEQARAPKPRTGSPLPFPTDDSPDPSPQHATFPRHTRGRSDYRSNSPSPPRRRGTGHGRDASMSTSSQPGSMAGSLGRTNGLDSRRPQAKNPAIGILRQESSLDPKSPVMYWQKGRFDPLDETSSPAAQVISVRRYLEDAGKGLLPQLPTCHFQNPTSPYKASEAGQWMTLQRAENFIICPDCYKDVFANSTYQHLFLPAPPPQQPVSCDFGSHFWYRIAFILSLKHSHTDLRLLQAASLVAARHQPCAGGVRATRIWYGILSPNSRHPRPIPGFEVCSSCAKTCEALLPNLAGVFVPLDNNEPMKGTCEMHYSPDRKRFMDLWDHLEGVSDQAVKMMMAPDLVLLADKVRDTVHYEECKRNTPLRNKKWFMMERLPEMTVCGECFWEVVVPLLELDRQDGGDVKGEIPRNFYKHMQRVEGLASCQLYSERMRNVFRLAAERADWRFLEKEVLERMRAIVEIEKRYKVLMEMKREGADEEMVEGEVQELIRKLKVVE, from the coding sequence ATGGGCGATAGGAACATCGAAACTCTCCTCAAGACCGGGTCATGGACCATCCCTTCGCGCTCAAGAAGCCCGCATCCGTATGTATATCAGGAGACCTTGGAAGCTCATGTCTCTAACGAGAACAGTGACCGTCGTCCCTATGAAGACGATCAGTCGTCGAGGTCAAACAACTATTCATCGTCTAGAGATTACAGCGATAGGCCGACCAGAGAGTACAGCGATAGGCCGACCAGAGAGTACAGCGATAGACCAGCCAAGCCTTACCACGATGAACCGCCCAAAACATACAACGATGGTCCAACTCGATCATACAACGATATCCCCGCGAGATACCGAGAGACACCGTCTTACTACAGCGATGTACGACCGCAATCAAATATCAGCGTCCCCAAGAGCAAAAGAGCACCCCGCCCACTTGTCGAAGAGGAGCATGAGTCACTAGCGAAGGAGTCAGCAGAGTCTCTGGCCGGCGTAGTGTCTGAGGAGGAACCCCCATACCGCGGTGAAGTTGATCAACAGCCTCTCTTGCTCCCGGTTCACGAGCACAACCCCGAGAGACGATTTGTGATTATTCCTGGAGCCGGGGAAGATGGGTCCGCAGCCGAAGATGAGCACTATGAGGCCAACACTTGTCGGAAATATGTCATCGTTCCACCAAACGAAGAGGgaaaggacaagaaggaaagCAAAGATGACAAGGGGGACAGGAAACCTGCCGAGCTACCCAGACGAAAGAGCCACCAAGATCTGCCCCGTCTGGATACTCACCTCGACGAGCGTGACCATGATCCGACCGCTCGAGTTCGCCGGTCAAACAGTAGACATGATAGGGAGAAACCAGTTATTGACCAGGACTCTCGGGACCGCCCCAGCGACCGAGACGAACGAAGCGCGAGACCCGGGCCACCACGGGATGATGAGCTCCTGACGCCTGCCGTCAAGTATTCCAACAGTGCAAGGCGGGACCGGGAATATCGGGCTTATGACACTGGAAAAAGCCCAGCATCTGCCCGAAGTCCCTCTACCAGAGGTGACCGGGTCGATCCGAGAACTACATCTGGCAACCGAGGATCATCAACTCGACTAGATCCTGGTTATCTCCCTAGCGCCGGAGGTCATAAGAGAGCATCCTCCACTGTCAGCGGACCCCCCCGTGATGACCGAACTCGAGACAGGCCGCGGTCGATGGTCTACCCTATTGGAAATTTTGAAGGCTTTGATGACGGCGGTGCTGATGACATCATGTCGTTCATGGCGCCCGGTATCAACTTTGATCCATCACGGAAGAAACCCGAGACCTCACCCCAAAGAGGGCCTCAAAGTTCTCAACATCGCAACCACCGTGCCGGGGAAGGCATGCCAATCCCTCAAGCTTATGTTGCACGCCATGGCCGTTCCAACACTCGCGAGAGGAATGACTATTCTAGTGATGATAGCCACCGTGGACGTCGGCAACCCCGGGGAGAACGGCCATATCCAACACATTCGTCGATGGAGCCGGAGTATCCTCCAGAGATGGTTTCACCTGAGCAAGCCAGAGCACCGAAGCCAAGGACCGGCTCGCCCTTGCCTTTCCCCACTGATGATTCACCAGACCCTAGTCCGCAACACGCAACTTTCCCAAGACACACCCGAGGCAGGTCGGATTACCGCTCAaactcgccctcgccgcccagACGGAGAGGTACGGGGCATGGCCGAGATGCCAGCATGAGCACCTCTTCCCAGCCCGGATCGATGGCAGGCTCTCTTGGAAGGACCAACGGGTTGGATAGCAGAAGACCGCAGGCCAAGAACCCAGCAATCGGTATTCTGCGACAAGAATCGTCTCTTGATCCCAAATCACCAGTGATGTATTGGCAAAAGGGCCGTTTTGATCCTCTTGATGAGACTTCCAGCCCGGCCGCCCAGGTCATTTCCGTTCGCCGGTATCTGGAGGACGCAGGCAAGGGGTTACTTCCTCAGTTACCAACCTGCCACTTCCAGAACCCCACCTCGCCGTACAAAGCATCCGAAGCCGGGCAGTGGATGACGCTCCAACGCGCAGAGAACTTTATCATCTGTCCCGACTGCTACAAAGATGTCTTTGCCAATTCTACATACCAACATCTGTTCCTCCCTGCCCCGCCACCCCAGCAGCCTGTATCGTGCGACTTTGGTAGTCACTTCTGGTACCGTATCGCCTTTATCCTCTCGTTGAAACACAGCCATACGGACCTTCGCCTGTTGCAAGCTGCCTCCCTGGTCGCTGCTCGGCATCAGCCCTGCGCTGGAGGTGTACGAGCCACGAGAATCTGGTACGGCATTCTGTCGCCCAACTCGCGACATCCGCGCCCCATCCCGGGGTTCGAAGTCTGCTCTTCGTGCGCCAAAACCTGCGAGGCCTTGCTGCCCAACTTGGCAGGGGTGTTTGTCCCATTGGATAACAATGAGCCGATGAAGGGCACATGTGAAATGCATTACTCTCCCGATAGAAAACGGTTCATGGATCTGTGGGACCatctggagggggtgagcgatcaggctgtcaagatgatgatggcgccgGACTTGGTGCTGTTGGCGGACAAGGTACGGGATACGGTTCACTATGAGGAGTGCAAGAGGAACACGCCGTTGAGAAATAAGAAATGGTTCATGATGGAGAGACTGCCGGAGATGACGGTTTGTGGGGAGTGtttttgggaggtggtggtgccgttgctggagctggacagacaggatggaggggatgtgaagggggagatcCCGAGGAACTTTTACAAGCACATgcagagggtggaggggctggCGAGTTGTCAGTTGTATAgtgagaggatgaggaatgTGTTTAGGCTGGCGGCGGAGCGTGCGGATTGGAGGtttttggagaaggaggtgttggagaggatgagggcgaTTGTGGAGATTGAAAAGAGGTACAaggtgttgatggagatgaagagggagggggcggatgaggagatggtggagggggaggtgcaGGAGTTGATTAGGAAGTTGAAGGTTGTAGAGTAG